TAGAAGCAGTTCGCAAGGAAAATCAAAGTGAAGGTGTGCAGTTATCTCTGTTTGAGATACCAGAAGAAAATCCGCCTATTCGACAGGCGATCGAATTTTACAAGCATCCGCATAATTGGAGTAACCGTTTGGTTGCTGGAGACTCGCTGTTAGTGATGAATTCCCTGTTAGAAAAAGAGGGAATGGCGGGACAAGTACAGATGATGTATTTCGATCCTCCTTATGGGATTAAATATGGTTCAAATTTTCAGCCGTTTGTGAATAAGCGGGATGTGAAGGATGGGAAAGATGAGGATTTGACTCAAGAACCGGAAATGATTAAGGCGTTTCGGGATACTTGGGAGTTAGGGATTCATTCTTATTTGACTTATTTAAGAGATAGATTGTTATTGGCGAGGGAGTTATTATCGGAAAGTGGTAGTATTTTTGTGCAGATTTCGGATGATAATTTGCATCATGTTAGGGAATTGATGGATGAAATTTTTGGAAGTGATAATTTTATTTCATTGATTACTTTTGTAACGACTACTAGCCAAACAAGCTCTTTAATATCGACTGTATGTGATTTTATTGTTTGGTATGCCAAGGATAAAAAACAAGTTAAATATAGACAATTGTTTTTGTCCAAAGAGTTAGGTGGTGAAGGAAGTTCAAAATATACAAAGGTTTTATTGCCAGATGGATCTAAGTCATCCGTAAAAGAAGTTATTCAAAAACATAACGGTAAAATACCTAATAATTATAAATTCTACAGGATTGGTGGATTGACTTCTCAAAGTGGAGGGCAAAATAGTTTATTTTCTGTTTATTTTGAAGGTGAAATAATTCAGCCAAAAAATGGATACTGGAAAACCAATGAAGAAGGAATGAGAAAGCTGATAATTAGTCAAAGAATTGAAAAAGAAGGAAAATCAATTGGATACGTTCGTTTTATCGATGATTTTCCTGCATTTGCAATAGGTAATGTATGGGTTGAGCAAGCTAGTATTCAAAGTCGTTCCGATCCTAAAGTTTATGTAGTTCAAACAGCAACAAAAGTTATTCAACGCTGCCTATTAATGACCACAGACCCAGGAGATTTAGTCCTCGACATCACCTGCGGTAGCGGCACAACTGCCTATGTTGCCGAACAATGGGGACGCAGATGGATAACCTGCGATACCTCGCGGGTAGCAATAACCCTAGCCAAACAACGCTTAATGACCGCCACCTTTGACTATTACCAACTGGCAAAACCAGAGGAAGGCGTAGGCAGTGGTTTCAAATATAAAACAGTCCCTCACATCACCCTCAAATCTATTGCCAATAACCCCGAAATTCGGGAAGGCATGAATCGGATAGAAATAGAACAAGCTATTAATAAATACGCCGACCAAGAAACCCTCTACGACCAACCTTTACTCGACAAATCCAAAGCCAGAGTCACCGGCCCCTTCACCGTAGAAGCCGTCCCCGCCCCCACAGTAAAACCCATTGATGACATTATCAATCCCCCCGTTGCTGATAATTCAATCACCCGTTCCGGCGAAACATTGCGACAATCAGAATGGCGCGATGAAATGCTAAAAACAGGGATTCGCGGTAAAAACGGACAATACATTTTATTCTCGCGAGTCGAACCTTTACCAGGCACTCGTTGGCTTCATGCCGATGCCGAAACCAAACCTAATGACCTCGGCGCTAATACCGTAAAAGAAGCTAGTGGTACCTATGATAAACCCACGCGAGTCGTGATTTCCTTCGGGCAAGAACACGCACCCCTAGAACAACGCCAAGTTGCCCAAGCCATTGAAGAAGCCCAAACTTTAGTCCCCAAACCCAAATTAATCATCTTTGCCGCCTTTCAATTTGACCCCGAAGCATCCAAAGACATCGACGAAACCAACTGGCCCGGTGTCACACTTCTGAAAGCACAAATGAACGCCGATTTACTAACAGAAGACCTCAAGAAAAAACGCGCTAGTAACGATAGTTTCTGGCTGATGGGTCAACCCGATGTTGCATTGCGCCGCATCGATAAAGGGGAAAATCAAGGTAAGTGGGAAGTCGAAGTTTTTGGCTTCGATTATTATAATACCAAAACCGGAAATATTGAATCGGGCAGCGTCGAAAAAATTGCCGTATGGATGTTAGATATTGATTATGATGGCAGAAGCGTCTTCCCCCGTCAGGTTTTCTTCCCAATGGCAGGGGAAAAAGATGCTTGGTCACGTCTAGCCCGCAATCTTAAAGCCGAAATTGACGAGGATTTAATAGAGTCTTATCAGGGTACTGTTTCCTTGCCTTTTGAAATGGGAGAGTATCAGCGCGTTGCTGTCAAAATTGTGGATGATAGAGGAATTGAAAGCTTGAAGATTATTCGGTTAACCTAAGAAACTCGGTTTCTGGATGTGTGCTATAATAGGTTAAAGGTTTTAATTTCAAGAGGATTTAACTATGACTCTGGCTATCAACAAAAAAAATGCGATTTTAGAGAACATCGAAACTCTAACAGTACAACAACAGGATGCCGTTTTAGAATTTATTGAATTTATGCGATATAAAGCGCAAAAGCAGGAGGAACAGGTAGAGGAAAAACAACCAATTTCCGCTTATGAAGCAGCGAAACAGTGGGCGGGATGTGTAGATTTTGGCCCCGGTGATTTAGGGACAAATAAAGAATATTTAAAAGGCAGGGGTAAAAAATGAAAAGAAACGTATTACTAGATACAGGGGTGTTAGTGACATTTATTAATAAAAGAGAAAAACTACATCCCTGGACAAATGAACAATGGAAAAAGATTGAACCGCCTTTATTAACTTGTGAAGCGGTAATAACTGAGGCTTGTTTTCTACTGCAAGATGTCTATGAAGGTGAGGAGGCAGTGATGAATTTAATCAGTCAAAAAATCATTTCAATTCCTTTTCAACTGAATGATGACAGCGAAGCGATTAGAGAATTGATGAAACGGTATCAGAATGTACCGATGTCTTTAGCAGATGCTTGTTTAGTCAGAATGAGTGAGTTAATTTCCGGTAGTTGTGTATTAACATTAGATAGCGATTTTCTCGTTTATCGGAAGAATAAAAATCAGATGATAGATTTAATTTTTGCTGATCAGTTATAAATTTGATTTTTTAATTTTAAATTAACTTAAAATAGAGGTTTTTTCCATGATTCAAGCGATATCTAAGTTAATGACTTTCGATGACTTTCTGGAATGGAAGCCAGAAAACGGACGCTATGAACTACATAACGGAGTTATTGTTGAGATGCAGACGACAGGAAAACATGAAGAAGTTGTTGAATTTTTGCAGACAGAACTAATCCTAGAAACTCGGCGGCTGCAACTTCCCTATCGATTCCCCAAGAATGCCCTCGTTAAATCTCCCGAACAAGAAACGGGTTATTTGCCCGATGTTTTAGCAGTTAACCGTGATTCTTTAGCGCTAGAGCCTTTATGGGCCAAATCCTCAACAATTACTCAAGG
Above is a window of Argonema galeatum A003/A1 DNA encoding:
- a CDS encoding site-specific DNA-methyltransferase, whose protein sequence is MARQKKPDQKPIEQYKHENQQRVNNPPIGLVTPETDPDGDRKNYSYDPHLDPQLVWAGKAEHTNFAVPTVSLHVHERIDPRTIIEAVRKENQSEGVQLSLFEIPEENPPIRQAIEFYKHPHNWSNRLVAGDSLLVMNSLLEKEGMAGQVQMMYFDPPYGIKYGSNFQPFVNKRDVKDGKDEDLTQEPEMIKAFRDTWELGIHSYLTYLRDRLLLARELLSESGSIFVQISDDNLHHVRELMDEIFGSDNFISLITFVTTTSQTSSLISTVCDFIVWYAKDKKQVKYRQLFLSKELGGEGSSKYTKVLLPDGSKSSVKEVIQKHNGKIPNNYKFYRIGGLTSQSGGQNSLFSVYFEGEIIQPKNGYWKTNEEGMRKLIISQRIEKEGKSIGYVRFIDDFPAFAIGNVWVEQASIQSRSDPKVYVVQTATKVIQRCLLMTTDPGDLVLDITCGSGTTAYVAEQWGRRWITCDTSRVAITLAKQRLMTATFDYYQLAKPEEGVGSGFKYKTVPHITLKSIANNPEIREGMNRIEIEQAINKYADQETLYDQPLLDKSKARVTGPFTVEAVPAPTVKPIDDIINPPVADNSITRSGETLRQSEWRDEMLKTGIRGKNGQYILFSRVEPLPGTRWLHADAETKPNDLGANTVKEASGTYDKPTRVVISFGQEHAPLEQRQVAQAIEEAQTLVPKPKLIIFAAFQFDPEASKDIDETNWPGVTLLKAQMNADLLTEDLKKKRASNDSFWLMGQPDVALRRIDKGENQGKWEVEVFGFDYYNTKTGNIESGSVEKIAVWMLDIDYDGRSVFPRQVFFPMAGEKDAWSRLARNLKAEIDEDLIESYQGTVSLPFEMGEYQRVAVKIVDDRGIESLKIIRLT
- a CDS encoding type II toxin-antitoxin system VapC family toxin, which produces MKRNVLLDTGVLVTFINKREKLHPWTNEQWKKIEPPLLTCEAVITEACFLLQDVYEGEEAVMNLISQKIISIPFQLNDDSEAIRELMKRYQNVPMSLADACLVRMSELISGSCVLTLDSDFLVYRKNKNQMIDLIFADQL
- a CDS encoding Uma2 family endonuclease, with the protein product MIQAISKLMTFDDFLEWKPENGRYELHNGVIVEMQTTGKHEEVVEFLQTELILETRRLQLPYRFPKNALVKSPEQETGYLPDVLAVNRDSLALEPLWAKSSTITQGSSIPLAIEVVSTNWRDDYAHKMIDYEAFGIPEYWIVDYLGLGGIRYIGSPKQPTLSVCLLVDGEYQIKLFRGDERIESAVFRELNLTAQQIFNGG